The stretch of DNA TTCGGATCGACATCAAGGGCCCGATCACCGCCAAGGTTACGGAACAAGTTCAAAGCTTGATTCAGAACCAGATCCATGATCACGACGCCAACTTTTTCTGCCTGTGGATCGACAGTGCCGGAGGGTCGCCGACCGACAGCATTAATTTGGCCAACTTTCTTGCCACGTTGGACGCGGGGCAGCAGCGCACCGTGGCCTACATTCCCGCGCAAGCGCGGGGCGACGCGGCATTCGTCGCGCTGGCAGCGGATCATATTGTGATGCATCCGACTGCGACTCTGGGTGGGCAAGGCGAGTCAGAGCTGAACGAGGCCGAGGTCAAGCTCACATCGGCCTCGCTGCGCAACATCGCCAAGCGCAAGGGACGCTCGCCGGCCTTGGCCGCCGCCATGGTCGATGCGGAAGTGCCAGTGTTCCGCTACACGCGCGTCCGCGATGGATTAATTGAATATTTCACGCCCGAGGATCTGGCCGGCGGCGCCGATGCCAATGCCTGGCAGCAGGGGGCGCAGATTGGCCGCCCGGGCCAGCCGCTGGAGTTGACCGGCGAAGAGGCCGAGCAATACGGCGTGGCGCGGCACCTGGCGCGTGATTTCAATGAATTCAAGTCGCAATACGGTTTAGAAGGAGACCCGGCGCTGGTTGAGCCAAGCTGGGCCCACATTTTGATCGACGCGCTGAATTCGCCCGGCGTGAGTTGGCTGTTGCTGCTCATCGGCGGCGCCGCGCTGTATGCCGAGTTACAAAGCCCAGGAATCGGCCTAGGTGGCTTGATCTCGGCGCTGTGCTTCTTGCTGTATTTCTGGATTGCTTACCTGGGGGGCACGGCCGGCTGGCTTGAGGTGCTGCTGTTTGCGTCCGGCATCATGTGCCTGCTGCTCGAAGTCTTTGTCCTGCCAGGACTGGGAGTTTTCGGCCTGGCGGGCGGGATCCTGATGATCGTCTCACTGGTCTTGGCCAGCCAGACGTTCGTCCTGCCGCGGAATGCCTACCAAATTGCGCAACTGCGCAATTCGCTGCTGCTATTGACCACTGCCGGCGGTGGAGTGGTGGTTCTGGCCGTGCTGATCAACCGCTACCTGCCCCACGCGCCACTGTTCAATCGGATGATGCTGGCTCCGCCTACGCCCGAAGAACTGTCCGTCATCAACGCGCGTGAGGCAGTCGCCCAATTCGAGCATCTGCTAGGATGCCAGGGAGTTACGACCACTCCCCTGTTACCCAGCGGCAAGGCACGGATCAACGAAGAGATCGTTGACGTAATCGCCGACGGCGAGGTCGTCGAGCGGAACCAGACGGTGCGGGTTGTCGAAGTTCGCGGGAATCGCGTCCTCGTTCGCCAAGTGACCTAGAAGCGGGTGCAAAACCCCGTTAAATCCCAGGGAATAGCCAGGGTAGGTTGAACTTGTGCAATAGTAATGCTTCCCCCCTCATGCAGCCTGTTCCCCGATGGGGAGTGGATTTTGATATCTT from Pirellulales bacterium encodes:
- a CDS encoding NfeD family protein, with the protein product MGSWSIERSCLRHPTRPPAELLVAVSPFLLSLLSLCICLVDGSVWAQEQVENPAAAAPAEKRVGRLVRIPMPITDKVDNHIRRVVDSVVTDAKRAGEWPVFIFEIEPGRANFGQAYDLATFLSSPALNGATTVAWIPKTITGHAVLVAMACDEILMSPDAEIGKAGEFERVIEPSVRNAYVGIANRRMSIPSDVALAMLDPAVELDLIETDVSREYVLASRLEELRKQKSFEKPKVIKPAGQPGIFSGTMAWELGFVKSLAEDRGDVAKALGLSRDSVEEDPSLDGDWRPVRIDIKGPITAKVTEQVQSLIQNQIHDHDANFFCLWIDSAGGSPTDSINLANFLATLDAGQQRTVAYIPAQARGDAAFVALAADHIVMHPTATLGGQGESELNEAEVKLTSASLRNIAKRKGRSPALAAAMVDAEVPVFRYTRVRDGLIEYFTPEDLAGGADANAWQQGAQIGRPGQPLELTGEEAEQYGVARHLARDFNEFKSQYGLEGDPALVEPSWAHILIDALNSPGVSWLLLLIGGAALYAELQSPGIGLGGLISALCFLLYFWIAYLGGTAGWLEVLLFASGIMCLLLEVFVLPGLGVFGLAGGILMIVSLVLASQTFVLPRNAYQIAQLRNSLLLLTTAGGGVVVLAVLINRYLPHAPLFNRMMLAPPTPEELSVINAREAVAQFEHLLGCQGVTTTPLLPSGKARINEEIVDVIADGEVVERNQTVRVVEVRGNRVLVRQVT